A stretch of the Vitis vinifera cultivar Pinot Noir 40024 chromosome 16, ASM3070453v1 genome encodes the following:
- the LOC100854106 gene encoding Protein DOWNY MILDEW RESISTANCE 6-like, which yields MESKVLSTGIRYLTLPQSYIRPEPERPRLSQVSECKHVPIIDLGKDVNRAQLIQHIADACRLYGFFQVINHGVAAEMMEKMLEVADEFYRLPVEEKMKLYSDDPTKTMRLSTSFNVNKEKVHNWRDYLRLHCYPLDQYTPEWPSNPPSFKEIVSSYCKEVRELGFRLQEMISESLGLEKDHIKNVFGEQGQHMAVNYYPPCPQPELTYGLPGHTDPNALTILLQDLRVAGLQVLKDGTWLAIKPHPGAFVVNIGDQLQAVSNGKYKSVWHRAVVNAESERLSVASFLCPCNDAVIGPAKPLTEDGSAPIYKNFTYAEYYKKFWGRDLDQEHCLELFKN from the exons ATGGAATCAAAGGTGTTGTCCACCGGAATCCGGTACTTGACCTTGCCACAAAGTTACATCAGGCCAGAGCCGGAGAGGCCGAGACTCTCCCAAGTGAGTGAGTGTAAACATGTCCCCATAATCGACCTCGGCAAGGACGTAAACAGGGCCCAACTCATCCAACACATCGCCGATGCTTGCAGGCTCTATGGTTTTTTCCAG GTGATCAATCATGGGGTAGCTGCAGAAATGATGGAGAAAATGTTGGAGGTGGCCGATGAGTTCTACAGACTGCCGGTGGAGGAGAAGATGAAGCTGTATTCCGATGATCCCACCAAGACAATGAGGTTGTCAACCAGCTTTAATGTGAATAAGGAGAAGGTCCATAACTGGAGAGATTATCTCAGACTCCATTGTTATCCTCTGGATCAGTACACGCCTGAGTGGCCTTCCAATCCTCCTTCCTTCAA GGAAATTGTGAGTAGTTATTGCAAAGAGGTAAGAGAACTTGGGTTCAGACTACAAGAAATGATATCAGAGAGTTTAGGCTTGGAAAAGGATCATATAAAGAATGTTTTTGGTGAACAAGGGCAACACATGGCTGTAAACTATTATCCGCCATGTCCACAACCCGAGCTCACTTATGGATTGCCAGGACACACAGACCCCAACGCCCTTACCATTCTTCTTCAAGACCTACGAGTGGCAGGTCTTCAAGTTCTCAAGGATGGTACTTGGCTCGCTATCAAGCCACATCCCGGTGCTTTTGTCGTCAATATAGGCGATCAATTACAG GCTGTGAGTAATGGGAAATACAAAAGTGTATGGCATAGGGCCGTTGTGAATGCAGAGAGTGAAAGGCTATCAGTGGCTTCTTTCCTCTGCCCATGCAATGATGCAGTAATTGGCCCTGCAAAGCCTCTCACAGAAGATGGATCTGCACCCATTTACAAGAATTTCACATATGCTGAGTATTACAAGAAGTTCTGGGGCAGGGACTTGGATCAAGAACATTGCTTGGAACTATTCAAGAACTAG